AATGTAATAGAAAGAATAATAACAAATCTAAGACAAGGTAGAATCAAGCCAGATTTTGAAAAAGAAAAGGCCAAAATAAAAAATGCTACAGGAGGTAATTTAGTTAAAAGGAAGATAATAGCGGACATATTCATACAAGACCATGAAGATGGCCCATTATTTATGGAAATAAAGTCACCAAGGCCAAATTTAGATGTTTGTGCTGAAAGCAAGAAGAAAATGCTTTATTTTAGAGCCTTTTTTGAAAATAAAAATCCTCAAGCTTTCATAGGTTTCCCTTATAATCCATTTGTACATAAAAATAAATATGCTCATAATTTTGTTTTCCAAATATTTGATTTTGATAAAGAAGTACTATTAGGAGAAGAGATGTGGGATAAATTAGGAGGAAACGGCACATTTGCCGAACTTCTTAATTTGTTGGAAGAGTTAAAGGAAGAAATAAAAAGAATACTTCGATAAAAATTTTTATAAATACCTAAACTTACTCTTTGTATATTATACACCACCCTTTACAAAGTCAAACAAAAAGAGAATTCTCCTTAAAATCTTTTTAAAAGACTTGGCAAATTTAAATCTCCAATATTTTCTTTCTTAAAAACTGTCTGCAAAAACAGGATAAGCTCAAGTAAAAATAAGTAGTTGAGGCCTATCAAGAAAGGCAAGCTTGAAGCACAGGCAACGGAAGACAGCCGAAAATGGCTTGTG
This DNA window, taken from Candidatus Desulfofervidus auxilii, encodes the following:
- a CDS encoding TdeIII family type II restriction endonuclease, with the protein product MKKETKEKIKKLVLDFANKLSVKKRDFTIEELKKAFPFHALFFADDAIIAFKLQRSIVTTLGMKIYPEIARIIAKDNYEKVYIDHPIEGKISEEKANVIERIITNLRQGRIKPDFEKEKAKIKNATGGNLVKRKIIADIFIQDHEDGPLFMEIKSPRPNLDVCAESKKKMLYFRAFFENKNPQAFIGFPYNPFVHKNKYAHNFVFQIFDFDKEVLLGEEMWDKLGGNGTFAELLNLLEELKEEIKRILR